One stretch of Pigmentiphaga aceris DNA includes these proteins:
- a CDS encoding ABC transporter ATP-binding protein: MSALLELRDITMHYPVRGTRNVVRAVDGVSLSIQPGQTVGLVGESGSGKSTIAKLALKLQEPTSGELRFQGESLKGVKGRALKPFRQQVQAVFQDPYASLNPRLRIGETIAEPLLASDERLSASQRAERVAEALAAVELPADVAQRYPHQFSGGQRQRVAIARALILKPSLVVLDEPISALDVSIRAQILNLLAELQQKHRLAYLFIAHDLPAVGAISDVIAVMYCGELLETGPAAGIATQPRHPYTRMLFASVLTPDGDQQAWNTAEPVGEPASPTNPPSGCRFHPRCPEAIARCRSESPLARQVGDRVVRCHLVT, translated from the coding sequence ATGAGCGCCCTGCTGGAACTTCGAGACATCACCATGCACTACCCGGTGCGGGGAACGCGCAACGTGGTGCGTGCGGTCGATGGCGTTTCGCTGTCGATCCAACCCGGCCAGACCGTAGGCTTGGTGGGCGAATCCGGCAGTGGCAAATCGACGATTGCCAAGCTGGCGTTGAAACTTCAGGAACCCACATCGGGCGAACTGCGGTTCCAGGGCGAATCGCTGAAGGGCGTGAAGGGACGCGCACTGAAGCCCTTCCGCCAGCAGGTGCAGGCCGTCTTTCAAGACCCCTATGCGTCGCTGAATCCCCGCCTGCGCATCGGCGAAACCATTGCCGAGCCGCTGCTGGCGTCAGACGAACGTCTGAGCGCCTCGCAGCGCGCCGAACGCGTGGCCGAGGCGCTGGCGGCAGTTGAACTTCCCGCCGATGTTGCCCAGCGCTATCCGCACCAGTTTTCTGGCGGCCAACGTCAACGCGTAGCGATCGCCCGCGCCCTGATTCTGAAACCCTCGCTGGTGGTGCTGGACGAGCCAATCTCAGCCTTGGATGTGTCCATCCGCGCGCAGATTTTGAATCTGCTGGCCGAGCTGCAGCAGAAACACCGTCTGGCCTACCTGTTCATCGCGCACGACCTGCCTGCAGTCGGCGCAATCAGCGACGTGATTGCAGTGATGTATTGCGGTGAACTGCTGGAAACCGGCCCGGCAGCCGGCATCGCCACCCAGCCCCGCCACCCCTACACACGCATGCTGTTTGCGTCAGTGTTGACGCCCGATGGCGACCAGCAAGCCTGGAACACGGCCGAGCCCGTCGGGGAGCCCGCCAGCCCCACCAATCCGCCCTCGGGCTGCCGCTTCCACCCGCGTTGCCCCGAGGCAATCGCGCGTTGCCGCAGCGAATCGCCCTTGGCCAGACAGGTAGGTGACCGCGTGGTGCGCTGCCACCTCGTCACCTGA
- a CDS encoding SDR family NAD(P)-dependent oxidoreductase, whose amino-acid sequence MDLGIQNRLAIVCGASRGLGRAIATRLAAEGVNLVLAARSAGPLEDAAQAIRAAHGVEVRTVVTDLSTPDGRATLLAAAPNPDILVHNGGWPTTWGHDFRKWTRADWLAATDAMLLGPVELITGVLDGMIERRFGRIIAVTSRFVKEPPLSLALSTSPRLGLAGFMAGIAREAAPYNVTANAVLPGIFATETQVEHGHALAKAREQTIEEVWRDRASTNSAKRFGTPEEFADLCAYLSSAQSGFVTGQNILIDGGGYPGVF is encoded by the coding sequence ATGGATCTTGGTATTCAAAACCGGCTTGCCATCGTCTGCGGTGCCAGCCGTGGACTGGGTCGAGCCATTGCCACCCGACTTGCCGCCGAAGGCGTGAACCTGGTGCTGGCCGCCCGCAGCGCCGGTCCGCTGGAAGACGCGGCCCAGGCAATCCGGGCGGCCCACGGCGTAGAAGTGCGCACCGTGGTCACCGACCTGTCCACCCCAGACGGCCGCGCCACCTTGCTGGCGGCCGCGCCCAATCCGGACATCCTGGTGCATAACGGCGGTTGGCCCACCACCTGGGGCCACGACTTCCGCAAATGGACCCGTGCCGACTGGCTGGCTGCGACTGACGCCATGCTGCTTGGGCCCGTCGAGCTAATCACAGGCGTGCTGGACGGCATGATCGAACGCCGTTTCGGCCGCATCATCGCCGTGACCTCACGCTTCGTGAAAGAACCGCCTCTGTCATTGGCGCTGTCCACCAGCCCACGCCTGGGTCTGGCCGGATTCATGGCAGGCATCGCACGCGAAGCCGCGCCCTACAATGTCACGGCAAACGCCGTGTTGCCGGGCATCTTCGCGACTGAGACCCAGGTAGAACACGGCCATGCACTGGCAAAGGCGCGCGAGCAAACCATCGAGGAAGTGTGGCGCGACCGCGCGTCCACCAATTCCGCCAAACGCTTCGGCACGCCAGAAGAATTTGCCGACCTTTGCGCTTACCTGAGTTCGGCGCAGTCGGGTTTTGTGACCGGCCAGAACATCTTGATCGACGGCGGCGGGTATCCGGGCGTGTTCTGA
- a CDS encoding efflux transporter outer membrane subunit encodes MSTGKGCARRIQAMLLSAGLSAALLAGCAVDPKPAPPTTVAVPADWRTHIGPVSPVEQAWWQSFNDPALNALVRQALDNNTDLRTAASRIAEYEARLRVAQAAHAPSFNASAGPVRSRARGSTGRIAETTLFQIGAQASYEVDISGRLDKLEAAAIADLQGQRYATDAAALSVASNVASGYLNLRGLDAQLAVAKATLASRTESLNRAKHLYDTGYNSRLEWLQSESEYRAAAGAVPQLERTIAQQENALSLLVGANPGPIARGQGLDGLTPPPLVSALPSELLRRRPDIAQAEQRIVSTDATYAAARDQLLPSVQLSTSLTLQGLTLGKLIDAPTVLWSLGGSVLAPVFQGDRLRAQADVTAALRDQTVIAYDQVVLTAFAEVENALSGIDLLREQITEAQARRDAAREALRIAQNRYRNGYASYLDQLDAQRSSYTAEQTLVQLQAALLTVHVDLYRALGGGWQSSGS; translated from the coding sequence ATGTCGACTGGCAAAGGCTGCGCACGGCGCATCCAGGCCATGCTGCTGTCGGCCGGTCTGTCGGCGGCCTTGCTTGCTGGCTGCGCGGTAGACCCCAAACCCGCACCGCCCACCACCGTGGCGGTACCCGCCGACTGGCGTACCCATATCGGCCCGGTTTCCCCAGTTGAACAAGCGTGGTGGCAATCCTTCAACGATCCGGCCCTGAACGCGCTGGTTCGCCAGGCGTTGGACAACAACACCGACCTGCGCACCGCTGCATCCCGCATCGCAGAATACGAGGCCCGCTTGCGGGTAGCTCAGGCTGCCCACGCGCCATCCTTCAACGCCAGCGCCGGGCCGGTACGTTCGCGCGCACGTGGCTCTACGGGAAGAATTGCTGAAACCACCCTCTTCCAGATCGGTGCCCAGGCCAGCTACGAAGTCGACATCTCGGGCCGCCTGGACAAACTCGAAGCCGCCGCCATCGCCGACCTGCAAGGCCAGCGCTACGCCACCGACGCGGCCGCACTGTCAGTCGCATCCAACGTCGCATCCGGCTACCTGAACCTGCGCGGTCTGGATGCACAACTGGCGGTGGCCAAGGCCACGCTGGCATCCCGCACCGAATCCCTGAACCGCGCCAAACACCTGTACGACACCGGCTACAACTCGCGCCTGGAATGGCTGCAATCCGAATCCGAATACCGCGCCGCTGCGGGCGCAGTGCCCCAGTTGGAACGCACCATCGCCCAACAGGAAAACGCCCTGTCGCTGCTGGTCGGAGCCAACCCCGGGCCGATCGCACGCGGCCAGGGACTGGACGGCCTGACCCCGCCCCCATTGGTAAGTGCCCTACCCTCTGAACTGCTGCGCCGCCGTCCGGACATCGCCCAGGCCGAACAGCGCATTGTCTCGACCGACGCCACTTACGCCGCCGCACGCGACCAATTGCTGCCCTCAGTCCAACTAAGCACATCTCTGACCTTGCAAGGCTTGACGCTGGGCAAACTGATTGACGCCCCCACCGTACTGTGGAGCCTGGGCGGCAGCGTGCTGGCGCCCGTCTTCCAAGGCGACCGCCTGCGCGCGCAAGCCGACGTGACCGCCGCCTTGCGCGATCAGACCGTGATCGCTTACGACCAAGTGGTGCTCACTGCATTCGCCGAAGTAGAAAACGCCTTGTCAGGAATAGACCTGCTGCGCGAACAGATTACCGAGGCACAGGCGCGCCGCGATGCGGCTCGTGAAGCCTTGCGGATCGCGCAGAATCGGTATCGCAATGGGTACGCGTCGTATCTGGATCAACTGGATGCGCAGCGCAGCAGTTATACGGCGGAGCAGACGCTGGTGCAGTTGCAGGCTGCGCTGTTGACGGTACATGTGGACTTGTATCGGGCGCTGGGGGGTGGTTGGCAGTCGAGCGGAAGCTGA
- a CDS encoding DUF2000 domain-containing protein yields MFDTKVALIVRNDLPTWQRLNVVAFLATGIAAAAPDALGEPYVDASGHRYGSMLGQPMLVFEADLPGLQAAHRVGRERELTMQPYVFAMFATGHDEANREVFLAEDPANLNLVGLALRGPKKAVDKAVKGLSLHR; encoded by the coding sequence GTGTTCGATACCAAAGTAGCCCTGATCGTCCGCAACGATCTGCCCACGTGGCAGCGTTTGAACGTGGTTGCCTTCCTGGCCACCGGCATCGCCGCCGCCGCGCCCGACGCGCTGGGCGAACCCTACGTAGATGCCAGCGGCCACCGCTACGGCAGCATGCTTGGTCAGCCCATGCTGGTGTTCGAGGCCGATCTGCCCGGCCTGCAGGCTGCGCACCGCGTCGGTCGCGAGCGTGAACTGACCATGCAGCCCTATGTGTTTGCGATGTTCGCCACCGGGCACGATGAGGCCAATCGGGAAGTCTTTCTGGCCGAAGATCCTGCGAATCTGAACCTGGTCGGGCTGGCATTGCGTGGACCGAAGAAGGCGGTCGACAAGGCGGTAAAGGGCTTGTCCTTGCACCGCTGA
- a CDS encoding AraC family transcriptional regulator has translation MSTGKRRTANEDWVQIRRDPDTGIESVHAHFRGHAYDPHDHDEVLVGITHQGVQRFRCHRSVHTSTPGRAMLIEPGAVHDGHAPEDVGFTYGMLYLPQAWVASMMQRLGQWDASAILPAFRNTLTDDALLSKAIQQAFLAIHQSEGRLARDQSLDRMMGLMSTHLHTRAPLDSNDSAAQLGRAQEFLHAQMGRDIGLDELASHSGIDRFRLSRQFSRSFGLSPHAYLVRLRLRKARALLAGGQDPAQVALEVGFADQSHMGRWFQRAYRITPAAYRRHCTNVLD, from the coding sequence ATGAGCACCGGCAAGCGGCGCACGGCAAACGAAGACTGGGTCCAGATCCGCCGCGACCCGGACACCGGCATTGAAAGCGTACACGCGCACTTCCGTGGTCACGCCTACGACCCGCACGACCATGACGAAGTGCTGGTCGGCATCACCCACCAGGGCGTCCAGCGCTTTCGCTGCCATCGTTCCGTTCACACCAGCACGCCGGGGCGCGCCATGCTGATCGAACCGGGCGCGGTCCATGATGGACATGCACCGGAAGACGTCGGTTTCACTTACGGCATGCTGTACCTGCCGCAAGCATGGGTGGCCAGCATGATGCAACGGCTGGGTCAGTGGGATGCGTCAGCCATTTTGCCGGCCTTTCGCAATACGCTGACCGACGATGCCTTGTTGAGCAAGGCCATTCAACAAGCTTTTCTGGCGATACATCAAAGCGAAGGCCGTTTGGCAAGAGATCAGAGTCTGGACCGGATGATGGGGCTGATGTCGACGCATCTGCATACCCGGGCTCCCTTGGACAGCAATGATTCGGCGGCCCAGCTGGGGCGCGCACAGGAATTTCTGCACGCCCAGATGGGCCGCGACATTGGTCTGGACGAGCTGGCCAGCCATTCCGGCATCGACCGGTTTCGGCTCAGCCGGCAGTTCAGCCGAAGCTTTGGCCTGTCACCCCACGCCTACCTGGTCAGGCTGCGACTGCGCAAAGCGCGCGCCCTGCTTGCGGGCGGCCAAGACCCGGCGCAAGTGGCCCTGGAGGTCGGTTTTGCCGACCAAAGCCACATGGGCCGCTGGTTCCAGCGCGCGTACCGCATCACGCCCGCCGCCTACCGACGCCACTGCACAAACGTTCTAGATTGA
- a CDS encoding HlyD family secretion protein: MSRPPDSSARPTPAPTSVPAQTPAAATPAPAPAPAPAVPPRSIFAIIVFALIALAGILVVLYAWRLPPFVTPLQSTENAQVRGQVTLISPQLSGYITQVTVQDFQWVKQGDLLVKIDDRIFKQKVAQAEAQVAAQKASLSNSAQQSRSAQASINQARAGIANARAQAEKAAADLKRIDALVADGSLSIRERDQARAAQATAVAGSLQTRAAVEVAEENLRSVTVNREALEAAVANAEAALELARIDLANTEIRAPVDGQLGLVGVRLGAYVNAGTQLTALVPTQKWIVANMKETQMANIQPGQPASFTVDALEHAKLRGAVERISPAAGSEFSVIAPDNATGNFVKIAQRIPVRISIDADQPLAERLRPGMSVVVSIDTSVTPAGAKGGQ, from the coding sequence ATGAGCCGCCCCCCCGACAGCAGTGCCCGTCCGACCCCTGCGCCGACATCGGTACCTGCGCAAACGCCCGCAGCAGCGACGCCTGCCCCGGCACCTGCCCCCGCCCCCGCAGTGCCGCCGCGCAGCATCTTTGCCATCATCGTCTTTGCGCTGATCGCCCTGGCAGGCATTCTGGTCGTGCTGTATGCATGGCGTCTGCCACCCTTTGTCACCCCGCTGCAAAGCACTGAAAACGCCCAGGTGCGTGGCCAGGTCACGTTGATCAGCCCGCAGCTGAGCGGATACATCACGCAGGTGACGGTGCAAGACTTCCAGTGGGTCAAACAAGGTGACCTGCTGGTGAAGATCGACGACCGCATCTTCAAACAAAAAGTGGCGCAGGCCGAAGCACAGGTCGCCGCGCAGAAGGCCTCCTTGAGCAATTCCGCACAACAAAGCCGCAGCGCACAGGCGTCCATCAACCAGGCACGCGCAGGTATCGCCAACGCCCGCGCGCAAGCCGAAAAAGCTGCTGCCGACTTGAAGCGTATCGATGCACTGGTGGCAGACGGTTCCTTGTCGATCCGCGAACGAGACCAGGCACGCGCCGCGCAAGCCACGGCCGTGGCAGGTTCCTTGCAAACCCGCGCGGCGGTTGAAGTTGCCGAAGAAAACCTGCGCAGCGTGACGGTCAACCGGGAAGCGCTGGAAGCCGCTGTTGCCAACGCCGAAGCAGCACTGGAACTGGCTCGTATCGACCTGGCCAACACCGAGATCCGCGCGCCGGTCGATGGTCAGCTGGGCTTGGTGGGTGTGCGCCTGGGCGCGTATGTGAACGCAGGCACCCAGCTGACAGCGCTGGTGCCCACGCAGAAATGGATCGTGGCCAACATGAAAGAAACGCAGATGGCGAACATCCAGCCTGGTCAACCGGCAAGCTTCACGGTCGATGCACTGGAACACGCCAAGCTTCGTGGCGCGGTGGAACGCATCTCGCCCGCAGCGGGGTCAGAATTCAGCGTGATCGCACCCGACAACGCCACCGGCAACTTCGTGAAAATCGCGCAGCGTATTCCCGTGCGGATCAGCATCGACGCCGATCAGCCGCTGGCCGAGCGGCTGCGCCCGGGCATGTCGGTCGTGGTCAGCATCGATACCAGCGTGACGCCGGCGGGTGCCAAGGGTGGTCAGTGA
- a CDS encoding MFS transporter, protein MTTPPREWLPHERPMMPGSPSTPLHSPPLRVAYLLIGILVSLTGGLGNALVSANLLNLQGALGVYAAEAAWLPVVYVMTNVSMNLLLVKFRQQFGMRLFTEIFLGLYALIAFAHLFVNDLNSAIAVRAAHGMSGAALSSLGLYYILQAFPAKHRMKGLVLALGITQIATPLAYIMPTTLLEVAEWRGLYMFEFGLALTAMGCVLWLKLPPGDRFNTFEKLDFLTFALFAPGMALLVAAIGLGRTVWWLEAPWVGMAIVGGIVLLTTAFIIEHYRKNPLLNTRWLSSAAMLRFFLVMMLVRIVLSEQGIGVVAFMQTLGMGSDQLRIVFVYVLLGTLAGTVVCALIVTPQRVDAIIALALVCMIAGALMDADSTNLKRPADMLLSQFLLAFGGGMFLAPAMIANLGSIISQPKNLVGFVVLFGISQNLGGLIGSAAVGTFQIVREKFHSNVLTEQMTLLDPDVVARIQAGAGAFGRVMTDPALRNARGSASLSTAITREANVLAYNEVFMLVAAVAALTLLFVVGHALRTKLRASAPAAPAPAATVTPVMPNTPNTPNTSTTATANTSVSPTSSTSPTANSRIDTTPLSDTV, encoded by the coding sequence ATGACAACGCCCCCACGAGAATGGCTGCCCCACGAGCGGCCGATGATGCCGGGCTCGCCATCGACGCCCCTGCACTCACCGCCGCTGCGTGTCGCCTACCTGCTGATCGGCATTCTGGTGTCGCTGACTGGCGGGCTGGGCAATGCGCTGGTCAGCGCCAACCTGCTGAACCTGCAGGGGGCGCTGGGCGTCTACGCGGCCGAAGCGGCTTGGCTGCCGGTCGTGTATGTGATGACCAATGTGTCCATGAACCTGCTGCTGGTGAAGTTTCGCCAGCAGTTCGGCATGCGGCTGTTCACCGAGATTTTCCTGGGCCTGTACGCGCTGATCGCGTTTGCCCACTTGTTCGTCAATGACCTGAATTCGGCGATTGCCGTGCGGGCCGCTCACGGCATGAGCGGCGCAGCGCTCAGCTCGCTGGGGCTGTACTACATCTTGCAGGCCTTCCCCGCCAAGCACCGCATGAAGGGGCTGGTGTTGGCGCTGGGCATCACACAGATTGCTACGCCACTTGCCTACATCATGCCCACCACGTTGCTGGAAGTGGCGGAATGGCGCGGGCTGTACATGTTCGAATTCGGCTTGGCGCTGACCGCCATGGGCTGCGTGTTGTGGCTGAAACTGCCGCCCGGCGATCGTTTCAACACCTTCGAGAAGCTGGATTTCCTGACCTTTGCGCTGTTTGCGCCGGGCATGGCCTTGCTGGTGGCCGCGATCGGCCTGGGCCGCACCGTGTGGTGGCTGGAAGCGCCCTGGGTAGGCATGGCGATTGTGGGCGGCATCGTGTTGCTGACCACTGCGTTCATCATCGAGCACTATCGCAAAAACCCGCTGCTGAACACCCGCTGGCTAAGCAGCGCCGCCATGCTGCGCTTCTTCCTGGTGATGATGCTGGTGCGCATTGTTCTGTCCGAACAAGGCATTGGCGTGGTCGCCTTCATGCAGACCCTGGGCATGGGCAGCGATCAGCTGCGCATCGTGTTTGTCTACGTGTTGCTGGGCACCCTGGCCGGCACGGTGGTGTGCGCGCTGATCGTCACCCCGCAACGGGTGGACGCCATCATTGCGCTGGCCCTGGTCTGCATGATCGCCGGTGCCTTGATGGACGCCGACTCTACCAACCTGAAACGCCCTGCCGACATGTTGCTCAGCCAGTTCCTGCTGGCATTCGGCGGCGGCATGTTCCTGGCACCGGCCATGATCGCCAACCTGGGCAGCATCATCAGCCAGCCCAAAAACCTGGTGGGCTTCGTGGTGCTGTTCGGGATCAGCCAGAACCTGGGCGGGCTGATTGGCTCGGCTGCGGTGGGCACCTTTCAGATCGTGCGCGAAAAATTCCATTCCAACGTGCTGACCGAGCAGATGACGCTGCTGGACCCGGATGTTGTCGCGCGTATCCAGGCAGGCGCAGGTGCTTTTGGTCGCGTCATGACCGACCCCGCGTTGCGCAATGCACGTGGCAGCGCGTCTTTGTCCACCGCAATCACACGCGAGGCCAACGTGCTGGCCTACAACGAAGTTTTCATGCTGGTTGCCGCTGTCGCGGCATTGACCTTGCTCTTCGTCGTTGGACACGCCTTGCGCACCAAGCTGCGTGCGTCGGCACCGGCCGCGCCCGCCCCTGCTGCGACCGTGACGCCGGTTATGCCGAATACACCCAACACGCCCAACACATCGACCACGGCCACGGCCAATACATCCGTGTCACCTACCTCATCCACTTCCCCGACGGCAAATTCGCGCATCGACACGACGCCGCTTTCCGATACCGTATAA
- a CDS encoding AAA family ATPase: MREIEFKTWMQTEKYSPNTVSTVLSDAKRLDRTYGDLDALYLDGGLVRLYQELAYSRDDERAGRENPAKFSMEGSLYDNLATYRRTIEYYRRFAESTSPERLAQAVSTHTPTNLILYGPPGTGKTFTTAEEAVRLCDGVVPDGRAAVVRRYEALRQEKRIGFVTFHQSYDYETFVEGLRPETSDQDGNGAGFRLEARPGLFREISALADHARLHPKGPDSADCGIALIGKRFWKMGQGAIGSEDDVYDKAIEGNYITLGWGGAVDWSAPQFSTQNAIKTEWLGRKPSDVSPSNWTQVHAFRSEMKTGDIVIVPYGNTAFRAVAEVIGDYYFDASAEGYYAHRRKVKWLLKLEDPLPLDTIVEGNFTMRTLYPLTAKRVYQTALARLLTSNQTTVPDTENPVAADQFVLIVDEINRANISKVFGELITLIEPDKRLGMPNAITLRLPYSKQEFGVPANLHIIGTMNTADRSIALLDTALRRRFQFREVAPDPSQLPADVDGVSLRRVLESINDRIEYLIDRDHRIGHAFFMGSGGDSRTSIDSTMRDKVIPLLQEYFFDDWSRLAAVLNELPERGGSFLECRMLPDPTGLGGELRPSWRVREEFAPDAYDRLVNKQGAPTT; the protein is encoded by the coding sequence ATGCGCGAGATCGAATTCAAGACGTGGATGCAAACAGAGAAATACAGTCCCAATACTGTTTCCACTGTTCTTTCAGACGCAAAACGCCTGGATCGTACTTACGGAGACCTCGACGCGCTCTATCTAGACGGTGGCTTGGTTCGCTTATATCAAGAGTTGGCATACTCCAGAGATGATGAACGCGCTGGTAGAGAAAATCCGGCGAAATTTTCTATGGAAGGAAGTCTTTACGACAACCTAGCAACGTACCGACGGACTATTGAGTATTACCGCCGGTTTGCCGAATCTACGTCGCCTGAACGGCTTGCTCAGGCTGTCTCCACTCACACGCCGACAAACCTTATTCTCTACGGACCGCCAGGCACCGGAAAAACGTTCACGACTGCAGAGGAAGCTGTGCGGTTGTGCGATGGTGTGGTGCCCGACGGTCGCGCCGCTGTCGTCCGCAGGTATGAAGCCCTTCGTCAAGAAAAACGCATTGGTTTTGTCACGTTTCACCAGAGTTATGATTACGAAACCTTCGTCGAAGGGCTTCGGCCTGAAACTTCTGATCAGGATGGCAATGGTGCGGGCTTTCGCCTGGAAGCCAGGCCAGGCTTATTTCGCGAGATCAGCGCCTTGGCAGATCACGCACGCTTGCACCCTAAAGGGCCGGATAGTGCCGACTGTGGCATAGCGCTGATCGGTAAACGCTTTTGGAAGATGGGACAGGGCGCGATTGGTTCCGAAGATGATGTCTACGACAAAGCCATTGAAGGCAACTACATCACCTTGGGTTGGGGCGGTGCAGTAGATTGGAGCGCCCCGCAGTTCTCCACCCAGAATGCGATCAAGACCGAATGGCTAGGCCGCAAGCCCAGCGACGTGTCACCCAGCAACTGGACACAAGTGCACGCTTTCCGTTCGGAAATGAAGACCGGTGACATTGTTATCGTCCCTTACGGAAACACAGCATTCAGAGCGGTCGCTGAAGTCATTGGAGACTACTATTTCGACGCGTCGGCGGAGGGCTATTACGCCCACCGCCGCAAGGTCAAATGGCTATTGAAACTGGAAGACCCACTGCCGCTCGATACCATCGTGGAAGGCAACTTCACGATGCGCACGCTATATCCGCTGACCGCCAAGCGCGTTTATCAAACAGCACTTGCCCGCTTGCTTACATCGAATCAAACGACAGTGCCTGATACGGAAAACCCGGTGGCGGCAGACCAATTCGTACTGATCGTTGACGAAATCAACCGTGCGAATATCTCCAAGGTATTTGGCGAACTGATTACGCTGATCGAGCCCGACAAACGATTAGGCATGCCGAATGCCATCACACTGCGCCTGCCCTACTCCAAGCAGGAATTTGGCGTTCCGGCGAATCTCCACATCATCGGTACGATGAACACTGCGGACCGTTCGATCGCGCTGCTCGATACTGCGCTGCGGCGACGATTCCAGTTCCGCGAGGTCGCGCCTGATCCGTCTCAGCTGCCTGCAGACGTGGACGGAGTGTCCTTGCGTCGGGTGCTCGAATCGATCAATGACCGTATCGAATATCTGATCGACAGAGATCACCGCATCGGCCACGCGTTCTTCATGGGCAGCGGTGGTGACAGCCGCACGTCGATCGACTCGACCATGCGCGACAAGGTCATTCCCTTGCTCCAAGAGTACTTCTTCGACGACTGGAGCCGCTTGGCCGCCGTATTGAACGAATTGCCAGAACGGGGCGGCAGCTTCCTTGAATGCCGCATGTTGCCCGATCCGACTGGGCTTGGTGGGGAACTCCGACCAAGCTGGCGAGTCCGCGAGGAGTTTGCACCCGACGCCTACGATCGGCTAGTAAACAAGCAAGGGGCACCGACAACGTGA
- a CDS encoding McrC family protein, whose translation MAVGEGGFTRTQANALLAAARGHPSGGREGTRILEDHHKHLTAKQVVGVLAANGCGLEILPKIDPAAPDEDANTIRTRLVHMLDITLGLNLSTGHAAAMARQDETLLDILIRLFADCLLAEVRRGLPRRYAEHRDDLSALRGNMDVLRQFTFHAVRPDRLACRFDALEADTPLMRIMKACVVSLGRHARRMETQRQLAEIRYMLADIPDVPIRSLPWAQVRIDRSNRRWQRLFDLAALFLRRKWQATHHEDKAGEGISLLFPMNDLFEAYIAAQLRKALAGSCIKVVEQGGRRYCLGEWRDDANCSADLFQTKPDIILRGSDDRPFAIIDTKWKKLSADPLDRKHGMSQADVYQMMAYARLYDCKNLVLLYPSLPQQASAVRGVFGIAGGAERLSVTTVDLTAQANIVEDLLLLVDTTCRQLSSDTFRPESMQAA comes from the coding sequence GTGGCGGTAGGCGAAGGCGGGTTCACGCGCACGCAAGCCAATGCTCTGCTTGCCGCAGCTCGTGGCCATCCAAGCGGCGGCCGCGAAGGCACCCGCATTTTGGAAGACCACCATAAACATCTCACCGCGAAACAGGTGGTAGGTGTACTGGCAGCAAATGGCTGCGGCCTTGAGATTCTTCCGAAAATCGACCCGGCAGCCCCCGACGAGGACGCGAACACAATTCGCACGCGTCTGGTCCATATGCTCGACATTACGCTCGGACTCAACCTGTCGACAGGACATGCGGCAGCAATGGCCCGGCAGGATGAAACGCTGCTCGATATCCTGATCCGCCTGTTCGCCGACTGCCTGCTGGCGGAGGTCCGCCGTGGTCTGCCTCGCCGGTACGCTGAACACCGGGATGATCTCTCAGCGCTTCGCGGCAACATGGACGTCCTGCGCCAATTCACTTTCCATGCCGTGCGCCCTGATCGCTTGGCTTGCCGATTCGACGCGCTTGAAGCAGACACGCCGCTGATGCGCATCATGAAGGCGTGTGTCGTGTCACTCGGTCGACATGCACGCAGAATGGAAACGCAGCGCCAACTGGCCGAGATCAGATACATGCTGGCCGACATTCCCGACGTGCCGATACGATCGCTTCCCTGGGCACAGGTCCGCATTGATCGCAGCAATCGACGCTGGCAGCGTCTTTTCGACTTGGCAGCGCTGTTTCTACGAAGGAAGTGGCAAGCCACGCATCATGAAGACAAGGCAGGCGAAGGAATCAGCTTGCTGTTTCCCATGAATGATTTGTTCGAAGCTTATATCGCCGCTCAGCTACGCAAGGCGCTGGCAGGATCTTGCATCAAGGTGGTTGAACAGGGCGGACGCAGATACTGCCTGGGCGAGTGGCGGGACGATGCAAACTGCAGCGCCGATCTGTTCCAGACAAAGCCGGACATCATCCTTCGCGGCTCAGACGACCGCCCGTTTGCAATCATCGACACAAAGTGGAAGAAGCTGTCAGCCGACCCACTTGATCGCAAACACGGGATGTCGCAGGCTGATGTCTATCAAATGATGGCCTACGCCAGGCTCTACGATTGCAAGAATCTTGTTCTGCTCTATCCGTCATTGCCCCAGCAAGCCAGTGCGGTCCGCGGCGTGTTCGGCATAGCGGGCGGTGCTGAACGCCTAAGTGTCACAACTGTCGATCTGACCGCACAAGCCAACATCGTCGAGGACTTGTTATTGCTCGTTGACACCACGTGTCGGCAACTCAGCAGCGATACTTTCAGGCCTGAGTCGATGCAGGCGGCCTAG